In the Deltaproteobacteria bacterium genome, AAGGTCATTGTGTTTCGCAATCTTCCGCATCAGGTACAGTGCCCCCGACAGGCAGGCAGGCCCGCCCCCGACGAAGAGTACATCCACCTCCATTCGTTCCCGGCTCTCCATGGGTCCTCCTCTCCAAAAAGATGAAGGGTAAGTTCTGTCGGCATTATACCATTTTCATTTCCACTTTCAACCTGAAGTGTTCGAAATATTATCTAATGTTTTACATGCAAAGTATTCCATAACAGTATGTTTTATATATGTTTACCATTATATTCAAAACAGGGTTGAAATATTTGCGTTCATACACTATATTTAAATCGTCATTTTGCTGAAAACAATTTTTCGTCTGATCTAAGTGGTCCTGTTCGTAAATAGTGTGACACACTGAGAGGGTTGCAGGCTCATCCGGAACCGTACAGGAGGAAAGCGCTATGCAGGAGGGGAAAGAAGAGATTCTGCTTGTCGACGATGAACCTACTTTATTGAAATTAGGAGAACGACTTCTGACGACCCTGGGCTACACGGTCCGAACCGCCGACAACGGGAAAGATGCCTGCCGGATCTATCGTGAAGGAAGTTCCGAGATCCAACTGGTAATCCTGGACTATCTCATGCCGGGCATGAGCGGAGAGGAAACCTTTTCCGTTCTGAAAGAGATCAACCCCAGTGTTCGTGTCCTGCTTACCTCGGGACTTGACGGGGAAGGAGAAGTCCGGAAACTGATCGACACAGGAGTTCAGGGATTTATCCCGAAGCCCTTTATGCTCCAGGATTTCTCCCAAGCCGTACGAAAGGCCCTTGACAAACCGATCGGCGCCACCCCCAAAACGTAAAATCCGTTCAAGCCTAATCCGCATCACGGTATAACGGGATACGCAGGATGCAGACCGCCTGCCCGGATTCATTCCGGATCTCCATCTTACCGTGATTGGCCTGGACGAATCGAAAAATGATATTCAACCCCCGACCCTGCACCTCTCCCCGCCGCACTTCTTCAATCTTTTCCTTCGGAACCTCACCCGTATTCCGCACTTCCAGAGCGGCCATAGGCCCGTCAAGATAGGTTCGCAGGGCAACCTCCCCCCCCTGATCGGGGACAGCCCGGGAGGCATTGTTCAGCAGATTGTCTAAAATCCGTTCCAGGCCGAAGCGGGAGCAAAAGACCCGGAGGTCCGGTTCCAGAACCGCCGGACGGACAAGGACATTCCGGCGCCTCGCCTCCCGGAGTGTCTCTTCGTTGATCCGGTACCGGGCAAGAGCAATCTCGCTCAGATTGACGATCTCTTCCCGGCCTTCAACACTCATGGAAAAGGTCAAATCCTGAAGGCGCGTCGTCTCCCGGACGACAATATCCAGGTAGGAGGCCAGCTTTTCCCGCAGGGCTTCCGGTTTCGCTCCACTGATCAGTTTCCGTGCCCGGGCGGCAAAGCCGGCGATGGCAATGGCCGGATTCTTGAAATCATGGAGCACATCATCAAGGAGTTCCAACCGCGAAGCCTTGAGAATCTCCCGGCCGAAAAAGCTGAGAAGCTCAATCTCCTCTTCCGAAAAGAAGCGCCGCTGGTCCATAGCATAGAACATCATGATATACCGCACGATCTGATTGACATGAAGCGGAACGAGAAGAATCGAATGGATTTTGTTCCGTTGCACAAACGCCCGGATTCCCCGGCTCGTCATCAGGCTCCTCGCCGGCTCCTTGATCAACAGGTAGGCCGGATCGACACGCTCACAGTCATACTCTCCTCCGGGAATCGTTTTGTGAACAACACATTCGAAATAGGGATGGTGACTGACCGTGTAGGTATACCCCAATTCATGGTAGGTCTTCTCCAGCGGATAACCCGCCTCCAGGCGGATGTATTGCTGGTCCCTGGAAACGGAGAAGAGGGAACAGCTCTGTACCTGAAGGAATTCACCGATTTCCGGTATGAGCTGGGAAAAAAGATCCCTGAGTTTGACCCCTTCCCGGTTACTCAACTTCACAAAAATCTTTTCCACGATCTTTTCCTTGCGGGTGTTCAGTTTCTGCAGATCGAGGATCTTCTTCTTGGCCAGCACATAGCTGACCCGCCGCGCCAGGAGTTCCGCATGAATCATCAAAAGAGCGCCGAATTGCCGGTTATCCTCTTTGAAATAGATCTGGAGTGAACCCAGAATATCTTCGTCACGTCCCATGAATCGCGGGATTCGCA is a window encoding:
- a CDS encoding response regulator codes for the protein MQEGKEEILLVDDEPTLLKLGERLLTTLGYTVRTADNGKDACRIYREGSSEIQLVILDYLMPGMSGEETFSVLKEINPSVRVLLTSGLDGEGEVRKLIDTGVQGFIPKPFMLQDFSQAVRKALDKPIGATPKT
- a CDS encoding GAF domain-containing protein; this encodes MKGRLENFFSTHPVFQRLSLNDADREALARAIEEDCLSGVLSRLIEETEEIMKIDPGLPEKKILEIAAERIVHNLDAEAASIRLFDPETLKMTSFGSYRYPDDERLMSIPFHDSIAGRVVKEHHSIAVPSILKDPNYKNKEIVERKGYRSLLAVPLRIPRFMGRDEDILGSLQIYFKEDNRQFGALLMIHAELLARRVSYVLAKKKILDLQKLNTRKEKIVEKIFVKLSNREGVKLRDLFSQLIPEIGEFLQVQSCSLFSVSRDQQYIRLEAGYPLEKTYHELGYTYTVSHHPYFECVVHKTIPGGEYDCERVDPAYLLIKEPARSLMTSRGIRAFVQRNKIHSILLVPLHVNQIVRYIMMFYAMDQRRFFSEEEIELLSFFGREILKASRLELLDDVLHDFKNPAIAIAGFAARARKLISGAKPEALREKLASYLDIVVRETTRLQDLTFSMSVEGREEIVNLSEIALARYRINEETLREARRRNVLVRPAVLEPDLRVFCSRFGLERILDNLLNNASRAVPDQGGEVALRTYLDGPMAALEVRNTGEVPKEKIEEVRRGEVQGRGLNIIFRFVQANHGKMEIRNESGQAVCILRIPLYRDAD